The following coding sequences are from one Microbulbifer sp. TB1203 window:
- a CDS encoding phosphotransferase — protein MRFLEHRICLCHNDLLMANLIAVDNGNLYAIDWEYAAMGDPFYELAVIVEEYRLEKRQQQWLLAEYLHRPATQVDWQRLDHWRVIYGYLSVLWYAVQWCSGAMSQPHINDEIRDRASNLSALSSTICE, from the coding sequence TTGCGATTTCTTGAACACCGGATTTGTCTTTGTCACAACGATTTATTGATGGCAAACCTGATTGCCGTCGATAACGGAAACCTGTATGCGATAGACTGGGAGTACGCCGCGATGGGCGATCCCTTCTACGAACTGGCAGTTATTGTCGAAGAGTACCGGCTGGAAAAGCGGCAACAGCAATGGTTGCTCGCTGAATACCTGCATCGCCCAGCAACGCAGGTCGATTGGCAGAGGCTGGATCACTGGCGGGTGATCTACGGGTATCTATCTGTGCTTTGGTATGCGGTTCAGTGGTGTAGTGGGGCCATGAGTCAGCCTCACATCAATGATGAAATTCGTGATCGGGCCAGTAATTTATCCGCACTAAGTTCCACTATTTGTGAGTAA